The following are encoded together in the Iodobacter fluviatilis genome:
- a CDS encoding excalibur calcium-binding domain-containing protein → MNTPVPVNRYSCDGRTHCSQMSSCEEATFFLNNCPGTKMDGDHDGTPCEEPFCRH, encoded by the coding sequence ATGAACACCCCTGTGCCTGTGAACCGTTATAGTTGTGACGGCAGAACACATTGCTCACAGATGTCATCTTGCGAAGAAGCCACCTTTTTTTTGAATAACTGCCCAGGCACAAAAATGGACGGAGATCATGATGGCACTCCTTGTGAAGAGCCGTTCTGCCGCCATTAA
- the pheA gene encoding prephenate dehydratase: MSEEQLSQHRDAIDGIDEQIIQLLNQRANHARSIGEIKGSGIVYRPEREAQVLSRVKSLNKGPLSGETMAKLFREIMSACLALERPLTIAYLGPEGTFSQAAAIKQFGHAAHTMACSSIDEAFRVVEAKTADYVVAPVENSTEGAVGRTLDLMVNTPLKICGEVVLRIHHHLLRKVEGKAGLLRVYSHAQSLSQCHEWLNKNLPAEVQRVSVASNAEAARLASLDELSAAIAGDAAAENYALLSLAQNIEDEPNNTTRFLVLGMQEVGPSGRDKTSLVISAPNRPGALHTLVEPLARNGVSMDKFESRPSRAGLWEYVFFVDVEGHISGAPLQAALAELSDVAAFVKVLGSYPVAVI, encoded by the coding sequence ATGAGTGAAGAACAATTAAGCCAACATCGTGATGCCATTGATGGCATCGACGAACAAATTATTCAGCTATTAAATCAGCGTGCTAATCATGCCCGCAGCATCGGTGAGATTAAAGGCAGTGGTATTGTGTATCGCCCAGAACGCGAAGCGCAGGTTTTATCGCGGGTAAAATCTTTAAACAAAGGCCCATTAAGCGGCGAAACCATGGCCAAGCTGTTCCGCGAAATTATGTCGGCCTGTCTTGCGCTGGAGCGCCCGCTAACCATCGCCTATTTGGGGCCGGAAGGTACATTCAGCCAAGCTGCGGCGATTAAGCAGTTTGGCCACGCGGCTCACACTATGGCGTGTAGCTCGATTGATGAAGCATTCCGCGTGGTTGAAGCAAAAACAGCGGATTATGTGGTGGCTCCAGTAGAAAACTCTACCGAAGGTGCCGTGGGTCGTACGCTGGATTTAATGGTGAATACCCCGCTTAAAATTTGCGGTGAAGTAGTGCTGCGTATTCATCATCATTTGCTGCGTAAGGTAGAGGGAAAGGCGGGCTTGCTGCGCGTTTATTCGCATGCTCAGAGCTTGTCGCAATGCCATGAGTGGTTAAATAAAAACCTGCCAGCTGAAGTGCAGCGGGTATCGGTTGCTAGTAATGCAGAAGCCGCTCGGTTGGCAAGCTTAGACGAATTATCTGCCGCAATTGCTGGGGACGCCGCAGCAGAAAACTACGCGCTACTAAGCCTTGCGCAAAATATCGAAGATGAGCCAAACAACACCACGCGTTTCCTCGTGCTGGGCATGCAGGAAGTGGGCCCGAGTGGCCGAGATAAAACTTCCTTGGTGATTTCCGCGCCTAATCGCCCAGGTGCCTTGCATACCTTGGTTGAGCCTCTCGCTAGAAACGGCGTATCCATGGATAAATTTGAATCGCGCCCTAGCCGAGCAGGTCTGTGGGAATACGTGTTCTTTGTGGATGTAGAAGGGCACATTAGCGGCGCACCATTGCAAGCTGCTCTGGCTGAGCTTAGTGATGTGGCCGCTTTTGTAAAGGTATTAGGCTCCTACCCTGTGGCCGTTATTTAA
- a CDS encoding LOG family protein, whose protein sequence is MNSIAVFCGAKHGTSPLFTEAARNLGIALAEREITLVYGGGHVGLMGEVATACLAANGRVIGVIPEFMVVRELALEACSELIIVDSMHSRKAKMAELASGFIAMPGGFGTLDELFEILTWSQIGLHAKPVGLLNTANYYDSLAKFLEEAVAAGFLAEAEYRKLQSATTPAALLDILSVLPGSIEGQWWKA, encoded by the coding sequence ATGAATTCAATTGCAGTGTTTTGTGGTGCCAAACATGGTACATCACCGCTATTTACTGAGGCTGCTCGGAATTTAGGCATAGCTTTGGCCGAGCGCGAAATCACCCTTGTTTATGGTGGCGGCCACGTTGGACTGATGGGCGAAGTGGCTACGGCGTGTTTAGCCGCCAATGGTCGGGTGATAGGGGTGATTCCGGAGTTTATGGTGGTGCGTGAGCTGGCTTTGGAAGCCTGCTCGGAGTTAATCATCGTGGACTCTATGCATAGCCGAAAAGCCAAAATGGCTGAGTTAGCCAGTGGCTTTATCGCCATGCCAGGTGGTTTTGGCACGCTGGATGAATTATTTGAAATTTTGACTTGGTCGCAAATTGGTTTGCATGCCAAGCCGGTAGGCTTGCTAAATACGGCTAATTATTATGATTCACTGGCAAAGTTCTTGGAGGAGGCCGTTGCAGCGGGCTTTTTGGCCGAGGCGGAATATCGCAAATTACAGTCCGCCACCACGCCGGCCGCCTTGCTGGATATTTTGAGCGTATTGCCAGGATCAATCGAAGGGCAGTGGTGGAAGGCATAA